The Bacteroidales bacterium genome contains a region encoding:
- a CDS encoding DUF6340 family protein, which produces MIRKIVRLILIALVSITFVVTSCKTKSLSVRVLRPADIYVPGKIKTLAVVNRSLPAKGDGSRVVNILEGLVTGEGIFVDRNASERCISGLADGLLNSPRFTITVPTGLDIRGTGTAQFPKPLQWTQVEQICRDYSADGLILLETFDSNISRNFGVKQKTKKENDVDVKYTEHIASIDIAVNTGWRIYFPSEKKIVDQNVFVDRKGWDGKGLTKREAERNLPKIERAVEDAGYFAGKQYAHRISPTWIWVPRKYYIKGNDDFKDAKYKVQAKRWEDAALIWKKYVNDVDYKVAGYACYNMALASEVLGEFEIALDWAQKAYSEYRLKSAREYINILENRIRDAEALNRQMNE; this is translated from the coding sequence ATGATAAGGAAAATTGTTAGATTGATACTAATAGCATTAGTATCAATCACGTTTGTTGTTACTTCATGTAAAACAAAATCATTATCTGTAAGAGTTCTTAGACCGGCTGATATATACGTTCCGGGGAAAATTAAAACTCTGGCCGTTGTAAACAGAAGCTTACCCGCAAAAGGAGACGGAAGCAGAGTTGTAAATATATTAGAAGGTTTAGTTACAGGTGAAGGTATTTTTGTTGACAGAAATGCTTCTGAAAGATGCATATCCGGATTGGCTGACGGATTACTTAATTCCCCGAGATTTACTATAACAGTGCCGACAGGATTAGATATAAGAGGAACCGGCACTGCACAATTTCCCAAACCGTTACAATGGACACAAGTTGAGCAAATTTGTAGAGATTATTCAGCTGACGGCTTAATCTTATTAGAGACATTTGATTCTAATATCTCAAGAAATTTTGGAGTTAAACAAAAAACAAAAAAAGAAAACGATGTTGATGTTAAATACACAGAACATATAGCATCAATTGATATTGCTGTTAATACAGGTTGGAGAATTTATTTCCCTTCAGAAAAAAAGATTGTGGATCAGAATGTTTTTGTTGATCGTAAAGGTTGGGACGGAAAAGGGTTAACGAAAAGAGAAGCAGAAAGGAATTTGCCGAAAATAGAAAGAGCAGTTGAAGATGCCGGATACTTTGCCGGAAAACAATATGCACACAGAATATCACCAACATGGATATGGGTCCCAAGGAAATATTACATAAAAGGAAACGATGATTTTAAAGATGCAAAATATAAAGTTCAAGCAAAAAGGTGGGAAGATGCAGCATTAATATGGAAAAAATATGTCAATGATGTTGATTATAAAGTTGCCGGTTATGCTTGCTATAATATGGCTTTGGCTTCTGAAGTTTTGGGAGAATTTGAAATTGCTTTAGATTGGGCTCAAAAAGCATATTCAGAATACCGATTAAAATCAGCAAGAGAATATATTAATATTCTGGAAAACAGAATAAGAGATGCAGAAGCCCTTAACAGGCAAATGAATGAATAA
- a CDS encoding CPBP family intramembrane metalloprotease, which translates to MKEPLFEKAHPFIKIIFLFFIIIVSISVSVIFTEAVSVNKTELFKLLTALQHILIFIIPPIFAAYIYSKSVKKYLYLNNSKSSLIFLTILIVFFAIPVINFTGLINSNLSLPEGLSGLEDMMKKMEESAKIITEKFLNVDTVGGLIINIIIIAVLPAIGEELLFRGVLLRLLNDLVKNMHIAIIISAFVFSFIHLQFYGFIPRMLLGILFGYLLYWSGSIWLPILAHFINNTLAVTAFYFMKDTDMYEKTENFGAEPSSYLYMIFSAALLFLFFYLFWKEGKGSKIITHE; encoded by the coding sequence ATGAAAGAACCTTTATTTGAAAAAGCACACCCTTTTATAAAAATTATTTTTTTATTTTTTATTATTATCGTTTCGATTTCTGTTTCAGTCATTTTTACAGAAGCTGTTTCTGTAAACAAAACAGAACTATTTAAGTTACTGACAGCTTTACAACATATTCTGATTTTTATTATTCCGCCGATATTTGCTGCTTATATATATTCAAAGAGTGTTAAAAAGTATTTATATCTGAATAACAGTAAATCAAGTCTGATATTCTTAACAATCTTGATTGTATTCTTCGCCATTCCCGTGATAAACTTTACCGGCTTGATAAACTCAAATCTTTCTTTACCCGAAGGGCTTTCAGGATTAGAAGATATGATGAAGAAGATGGAAGAATCTGCGAAAATTATTACCGAGAAATTTCTGAATGTCGATACTGTCGGCGGTTTAATAATCAACATAATTATTATAGCAGTATTACCTGCAATAGGAGAAGAATTATTGTTTCGAGGTGTTTTACTGAGACTATTAAATGATTTGGTAAAAAATATGCATATTGCAATTATAATATCGGCATTCGTTTTCAGCTTTATTCATTTACAGTTTTACGGTTTTATACCGAGAATGTTACTTGGGATATTGTTCGGTTATTTATTATATTGGTCAGGAAGTATTTGGCTGCCTATTCTTGCACATTTTATCAATAATACGCTTGCAGTTACTGCTTTTTACTTTATGAAAGATACTGATATGTATGAAAAAACAGAAAATTTCGGAGCAGAACCTTCAAGCTATTTATATATGATTTTTTCTGCAGCATTGTTATTTCTTTTCTTTTATCTATTTTGGAAGGAAGGAAAAGGCAGCAAAATTATTACTCATGAATAA
- a CDS encoding TlpA family protein disulfide reductase, translating to MMNFKSTIFLIMLISSTITLFAKNASLSGKVINNIKYEEIYLQDISFNTLETQKPDKDGNFKFDTKFNKFDFYLIAFDKENFVVFFPEPGEQTVITIDLKDIKNPEIINSVHSDLYYKVNNKLVTLKNNGDRVDFVKKMIDENPNSPTCIFFINILNTKDYFSYHEKLSEGLSKYSYNKHIKDYITKTENVKNLLVGNEAPDIVLNDPDGKTIKLSSLRGQYVLIDFWASWCGPCRMENPNNVKLYNKYHDKGFEIYAVSLDKNKNSWLKAIKDDNLEWIHVSDLKYWKSEGAKTYNVTGIPHTVLLDKEGKIIANGLRGNFLKLKLEEIFGE from the coding sequence ATGATGAATTTTAAAAGCACAATATTTTTAATAATGTTGATTAGTTCAACAATAACACTATTTGCAAAGAATGCAAGTTTATCAGGTAAAGTGATAAACAATATTAAATACGAAGAAATTTATCTTCAAGATATTTCATTTAATACACTTGAAACTCAAAAACCTGATAAAGACGGAAACTTTAAGTTTGATACAAAATTTAATAAGTTTGATTTTTATTTAATAGCATTTGACAAAGAAAATTTCGTAGTGTTTTTTCCGGAACCCGGAGAGCAAACAGTTATAACCATTGACCTTAAAGACATTAAGAATCCGGAAATAATAAATTCTGTTCATTCTGATTTGTATTATAAAGTCAATAATAAATTAGTAACATTAAAAAATAATGGTGACAGAGTTGATTTTGTGAAAAAAATGATTGATGAAAACCCTAATTCACCTACTTGCATTTTCTTCATTAATATTTTAAATACAAAAGATTACTTTTCCTATCATGAAAAATTAAGTGAGGGTCTTAGTAAATATTCTTATAACAAACATATAAAAGATTATATTACAAAAACAGAAAATGTAAAAAATCTTTTAGTAGGCAATGAGGCACCTGATATTGTTTTAAATGATCCTGACGGGAAAACGATTAAACTGTCTTCATTAAGAGGGCAGTATGTATTAATTGATTTTTGGGCTTCTTGGTGTGGCCCTTGCAGAATGGAAAATCCGAATAATGTTAAGTTATACAATAAATATCATGATAAAGGATTTGAAATATACGCTGTTTCTTTAGATAAAAACAAAAACTCTTGGTTAAAGGCAATAAAAGATGATAACTTAGAATGGATTCATGTAAGCGATCTTAAATATTGGAAATCTGAAGGAGCAAAAACATACAATGTTACAGGAATTCCTCATACAGTGTTACTTGATAAGGAAGGAAAAATTATTGCAAACGGTTTAAGAGGCAATTTCTTGAAACTGAAATTGGAAGAAATATTCGGGGAATAA